The Streptomyces pratensis genomic interval GCGGCGCTGGCCGCCGACCTGCCCGTGGACAGCGGCGAGGTACGCGTCGACGGACGGCCGGTGGCCCTCTGGTCCGCACCCGAACTGGCCCTGCGCCGGGCCGTTCTGCCGCAGTCCGCCGCCCTCGCCTTCCCCTTCCCGGTCGAGGACGTCGTCCGGATGGGCCGGGCGCCCTGGGCGGGGACGGCACGGGAGGACGAGGACGACGCCGCGGTCGACGAGGCGATGGCCGCCACGGAGGTCACGGAGTTCGCCGCCCGCCCGTTCTCCGCGCTTTCCGGTGGCGAGCGCGCCCGGGTCGCCCTCGCCCGTGTGCTGGCGCAACGCACCCCTCTGCTGCTCCTGGACGAACCGACGGCCGCGCTGGACCTGCGTCATCAGGAGCTGGTGCTGCGGATCTGCCGCGAACGGGCCGCCGCCGGCGACGCGGTGGTCGTGGTCCTGCACGATCTGGGCCTCGCCGCGGCGTACGCGGACCGGGCCGTGGTCCTGGACCACGGCCGGGTCGCGGCGGCCGGACCGCCCACCGAGGTGTTCACCCGGACGCTGCTCGGCGAGGTGTACCGGCAGCCCGTCGAGGTGTTCCCCCATCCCCGGACAGGGGTGCCGCTGGTCGTACCGCACCGGGCCTCCCGTTCCGGGGCCGGCACGGACAGGCCTTCCTGAAGTCACGGTTGGGCGCTGTATCTCATCCCCCCGCTCACGCGGTTCCCGTCCCCGGTAGGGTTCAGGCGGTCAGTGCGGACGACGGATCAGAAGGCGCAGAAGGCAACGGATGAGAAGGCTGGGTCGACTGGCGGCGGGGCTCGCGACGGCGACGGTACTGGTCGTCACGGCGAGCGGCTGCGTGACGGTGCACGGTGAACTGGAAGTCGTGCCGGGAGCGACGGAGTCCGAGGCCGCGAAGGCCCTGGAGGACTTCACCGTCGCGTACAACAAGGCGGACAAGGCTTACGATCCGACGCTCGACGAGGACCGGGTGACCGGCTCGCTCGGCGCGATCAATCAGGCAGGTCTCGCCGCGCGGCAGAAGAACAGCCCGGAGGGCAACGCGCAGCACCAGCCGCTGGAGCTGACGGACGCCTCTTACGTCATCCCCAAGAAGGCGGGCTGGCCGCGCTGGTTCCTCGCGGACACCGATTCCAATCGCGACCAGGACGGCGGGAAGCAGGACACCCGCTGGCTGCTGGCGTTCGTCCGCACCGGTCCGGACGCGTTGTGGAAGGCTTCCTACCTGGCGGTCGCCTCCTCCGCCGAGGTGCCGAAGTTCCGCGAGGACGCCGACGGCTGGGCACAGCCCGTGCCCTCCGAGGACACGGACGCGGTGCTGGCCACCCCGCCGGCGGACCTCAGCACCGCGTACACGGACTACCTGAGGGACGGTACGCCTGACGTGTTCGCTCCGGGGTCGATGACCTCGGGCTGGCGGGAGGCGCGGAAGAACACCCGCAAGGCGGGCTTCTCCTACCAGTACGTCGACCAGGCGCTGGATTCCGGGTCGTTCGCGCCGCTGGGCCTGACGACGGAGGACGGCGGGGCCCTGGTCTTCTTCAGCAGCAAGCACTTCGAGCGGCAGACGGCGGCCCAGGGCCTGCGGCCGACGGTCACGAAGGATGTGCAGGCGCTGCTGACCGGCGAGGTGAAGAGCACCCTCACCAAGGAGCGGGTCTCCAGCCAGCTGGTCTACGTACCGAAGAAGGGTGCGGGGAGCGCGGAAGGCGCGGAGGGCAGGGTGCGCGTGCTGAACCGGCTGCCCGGTCTGGTCGCGGCGCAGGGTTCCTGACCGCGCGGGCCTCGTCGACCGCGTCGGCCTCAGGGACCGGCAGCGTCCGGCGCGGGCCCCGGTCTGCGGCCGGCCGGCCACCGGGTCGTGGTCGCCCGGCGGCTCGGTGCACGGCCCACCGGACGGTGGCTGCTCAGCGGCTGAGCGGCCAGGCCACCGAATCGTGGTCGAGGTCGCTCGCGTCGGCCGTGTCCGCGTACTGCGCGCAGGCGTCGGTGAGCGTCTCCAGCAGGGTCAGCGGGTCGGGCAGCGGGTTCTCCGGGCCTCGGATCCAGTGCACGTCCAGCTCGCCCGGGAGCCTCGCGGGCGGCACGAGGACGTAGCTGCCCCGGCAGTGCCAGCGGAGACCCGGGTGCTCGTCCATGGTCTCGGGGTGGCAGTCCAGCTCGCACGGCCACCACTCGTCCTCGTCCTCGGGGGTGCCGCGGGTGGCGGTGAAGAAGAGCATCCGGTCGGTGCCGGACCGGGCCACGGGCCCGACGTCGATGCCCGCCGCGGTGAGCCGCTCCAGGGCGGCCTGCCCGGCCGTGAGGGGGACGTCGAGGACGTCGTGGATCGTGCCCGTCGCGGTGATGAAGTTGGCCAGCGGCTGGTTGGCCGCCCAGCGCTCGATCTGGGCGCGGTCCGTCGTGGACTGCGTCTGCCAGGCGAAGGAGAGGGGGTGCCGCGCGGGGGTGGGACAGCCGATGCGTTCGCACGAACACTGGTAACCGGACGGGTGCGCGGCGGGTGAGATCGGCATTCCTGCCTCGGCGACGGCCAGGAGCAGCGCCAGCCGCGCCGCGTGGTCGGCCTCCGGCTGTGTCTTCGGCCGCCTGCGCAGCCACTGGGAAATCCTGCCCTCTGTGCCGCGATAGCGGCCGGAATCGGCGCCCATCTATCCCCTCACCTCAGCGGTTGTACCTCCATGGTCGCACCATCCTGCTCCTCGGGTGGCCAGAGTCCCGAAGCGGGGTGCTCGGGCGGTCGCGCACGGGTCGGCACGCTCATACGGAATGTCATGAAATGCGCACACGGCTCACGGCTGGACCAGGAGCCCGCGCAGGGCGTGGTCGACGACCGCGTCCGCGTAGGCGTGGGTGAGCGGAAGCGTTCTCAGTAGCCAGCGGTGGGTGAGCGGGGCGATCAGGAGCTCCAGCGCGATGCGCGGATCGACGTCCGCGCGCACCTCTCCGGCCGCCTGCGCCGCACGCAGACGTGTGACATACAACTGAAGCTGGGGTTCGAGCAGACTCTCGACGAATTGAGCCCCCAGCACCGGATCGATGATGCCCTCGGCGGCAAGCGCCCGGGTGGGAGCCTCCGCCACGGGGTCGTTCAGTTCGTCGACCGTCGCCCGCAGGACGAGCTTGAGGTCGGCCGCCAGGTCCCCGGTGTCCGGGATCCCGTGCTCCCCGCCGCCGGCGGCGTCCGCCTCCGCCGCCTGCCGGGCCCCCATGTCGAGGAACGCGTCCATGAGCACGGCCGCCTTCGACGGCCACCACCGGTAGATCGTCTGCTTGCCGACCCCGGCCCGGGCGGCGATACCCTCGATCGTCGTCTTCGCGTAGCCCACCTCGCCGACGAGTGCGAGCGCCGCGTCGTGGATCGCGCGGCGGGAGCGGTCGCTCCGGCGGCTGGAGTCAGGGGTCCTGTGAGGTGACATCCGGCCAGCCTACGGCTCACGACCCGAAACGTATCGTCTTGCCCATGGTCCGGTCGTCCCGCGCGAACCACCCGAACGGATCACAGCGCGACGGCCCGGCGCGGCGCACCATGAAGGCACGCACACACCCCGTGCGCATCCCACCGTTCCGCGGCCGCGGCCGCCGTTCGCGAGGAGCCTGCATTGACCCGTGACGCCACCCCCCGTCGCTACCTGATGTGCGCCCCGGCCCACTTCCAGGTCACCTACTCCATCAACCCGTGGATGGACCCGTCCAAACCCGTCGACCTGCCGCTGGCCACGACCCAGTGGGAGGACCTGCGCGACCGCTACAGGTCGCTCGGCCACACGGTGGAGCTCCTCACCCCCCGCCCCGACCTGCCGGACATGGTGTTCGCCGCCAACGGGGCCACCGTGATCGACGGCCGGGTGCTCGGCGCCCTGTTCGCCTACCGCGAGCGGTACGCGGAGGCCGAGGCGCACCGGGAGTGGTTCCGGGCCAACGGCTTCACCGAGATCCACGAGCCGGCCCATGTCAACGAAGGCGAGGGCGACTTCGCCGTGACCGCCTCGTACGTGCTGGCCGGGCGGGGCTTCAGGTCCAGTCCGCTCTCCCACGACGAGGCCCAGGAGTTCTTCGGGCGCCCGGTGATCGGCCTCGACCTGGTGGACCCGCGCTACTACCACCTGGACACCGCGCTGTGCGTGCTCGACGACGCGGCCGACGAGATCATGTACTACCCCGGGGCCTTCTCGCCGGGCAGCCGGTCCGTGCTGTCCCGGCTCTTCCCCGACGCGCTGCTGGCACAGGAGGCGGACGCCGCGTCGCTGGGCCTCAACGCGGTCAGCGACGGACGCCACGTGGTGCTCCCGCAGGCCGCCGTGGGGCTCTTCGACCCCCTGCGGGACCGGGGCTTCGACCCGGTACCCATGGATCTGGGCGAGCTGCTCAAGGGCGGCGGCAGCGTGAAGTGCTGCACCCAGGAGCTACGGGCCGGAGCCCGGCCGGGCCCCGCTCCGGGAGGTGGTGAGGCCCGCCGCCTCCCTCGCCGCCGCCTTCCGACCGCTGCCTCCCGGAGCACCGAGCCGATCGACTAAACGGATCCACGGTTCCCTTAACCCCACTCCCCTGATAGGGTCTGCCTCACCTTAACAGCACGCCAGACCCATTAGGAGTAGACGTGGACCTCGCCCGCGTACGCCGCATCGCCGTTCCTCTCGCCGCCGGATCCCTCGCCGTCGGCATCCTCGCCGGCCCGGGCGAGGCCGCCCCGGTCCCCTGGACCGCGGCGTGGGGAGCCTCCCCCCAGTCACCCAGCACCGGCTTCACACCCAACTGGTCCCAGGAGGGTTTCTCCGGCCAGTCCGTGCGCCAGGTCGTCCGTGTCACCGAGGGCGGGAAGCTGGCCCGGATCCGGCTCTCCAACACCTACGGCACCTCTCCGCTGCACATCACCGGCGCGACGATCGCCCGGACCGCCCGGGGCGCGGCCGTCGAGAAGGGCTCTGTCCGGCGCCTCACCTTCGACGGCAGGCAGTCCGCGCGGATACGGGCTCACGGCGAACTGCGCAGCGACGCGGTCGGCATGGACCTGGAGAAGCTGGAGTCGGTCACGGTCACCCTCTTCCTCGCGGGGACGACGGGCCCCGCCACCTTCCACGCGCAGGGCTGGACCGACACCTACCGGGCGGAGGGCGACCACAGGACCGACACGGCCGGCACCGCGTACACCAGCAGGACCCGGTCCTGGTACTACCTCTCGGGCGTCGAGGTCGGCGGGGCGGAGCAAGGGCCCTACGGACCGGGAGCCGGGAAGCCGGGCGACGGCATCGTCGTGTTCGGGGACTCCGTCACCGACGGCTTCGGCTCCACGCCCAACACCGACCGGCGCTACTCCGACGTCCTGGCCGAGCTGACCGGGCGGCCCGTCGTCAACCAGGGCATCGGCGGCAACCTCCTGCTCAACGACTCGGCCTGGTACGGCGAACGGGCCACCGCCCGCTTCGGACGCGACGTCCTGGACCAGCCGGGCGCCTCCACGGTCGTCGTCCTCGTGGGGCTCAACGACATCGGCTTCAGCGAGGCCGCGAAGGGACCGAACCCGCCCGTCACGTACCGGCCCGCCCCCGTGGTCACGTCCGCCGAGATCGTCGCCGGGTACCGCGAGCTGATCGCCGCCGCGCACGACAAGGGTCTGGAGGCCGTCGGGGCGACCCTGCTGCCGCTCAAGGGCTCCGACCACTGGGGCCCGCACGCGGCACGGGTCAGCAACGAGGTCAACGACTGGATCCGGCGCTCCGGGGAGTTCGACGCGTACGCCGACTTCGACAAGGCACTCGCCTCCCCGTCGGACCCGGACCGCCTCGATCCCGCGTACGACCACGGGGACGCGCTGCACCCGAACGACGCCGGGTACCGGGTGATGGCCGAGGAGGTGGCCAAGGTCCTCGGCAGGTGACGCCGGGGAGCTTGCGGCACCGGCGGACGGCCACCGTCCACCCGGCGCCGGCCGGGACCGCCACACCCCCGGCCCGGCCGGCCCACCACCAGCCGTCACCCGGACACGGGGGGCGAACCCCGACGGGAGTCAGCCCGTCACGCGGATCTCGACGACCGTGGTGGGCGCCTCCCTGTTGCCCTCACCGACCAGCTTGTAGCCGTCCTGGGGGAGGTCGACGCTCTGCGTCTCGCCCTCGGCGGTGAGTTCGGCGCTGATCGGGTGGGTGGAGGTCTCCAGGGCCCACACGTCGGGCGCCTCAAGGGAGAGCTGTCCGGTGGATCCCTTGGCCTGGAAGCAGAAATCACCCTTACGGGACCAAAGCTTGATCTGGTCGGCAGTGGCGCCGCACTCGGCAAGGAGGATGTGACCGTCCCCGCTGATCAGCTTGATGCCCTTTTCCGCGAGGATCCGATCAGCGCCGGGGTAACGGAAATCCTCGACCGCGGAAGGCGGAATCTCATCGTCCATGGCAACCGAGGAAGCAGCGCGGGCGGGACCGGCCGAATCCTCCGGCTGCACCGCGACGGCGATTCCACCGGCGAAGGCACCCAGAATGCCCAGCACGCCGGTCACAACGAGTTTGCGTGCACGTAATTCCACGCGTCTCCGCCTTTCAAGGAAGGCCGGGAGAGGCCGCTCCATCGACTGTAGTTGCACTGGTCAGTGGCACCCGCAACCTATCACCCTCCCTCAGCGGCAAGGAAGTTGTTTCCGGATGACCTCCGGCAGCCGGATGAGGCCTTTTGCCCGGTAAGACCCCCTGAATGAAATGTTCCGGATAGCTGCGGGCGCTCCGCCCCGCGCGACCCGGCGGCTCTCGAGACACGAAAGAGATAACTCATCCCCGAGAGGAGAGAGTGTCAGGTACGAAGTGACCCGCAGGCGGCAAGCGCCGCAGGGATCAACCGGAGCGCTGCCGGGCAAGGGGATGCCACTCGAACGCGCGGCGGAGGCGCGAGGTTATGCTCACCCCGCCGAAATCCGGTTCCTGGTATTGAAGATGCCAGTCAGTGAAACGAGTTCTTGAGTGCAGATGCAGCGAAATGGACGAATAAGAAGGGGCGCGCGGCGGGCCGGTACCACCCTCCGCGCGCTGACCGCAGGCCTGTTACCCCTCATCTGCGCGGCGGGCCTCCTCGCCGCCGCCCCCGCCTCCGCCACGGAAGCCGTCGACCCTGCCGCCGATGCCGTCCTGCTCGACGCGACCCACCGCGTCATGGCGGTCGAGCTCTGGGGTTCCGGCGGGCCAGGGGTCAGAGAGGCCGCCGAGGCGGTCCTCGCCGAGGACGACGACGCGGTCCTCGCCTTCCTCGACCGCGCCGGCGACCTGACCTACCATGACCAGCGGGTCGCCGCCGCCCAGATCGCCAGCATCGGCGGCAGCGAGACACTGGAAGCAGCCCGGGGCGCTCTGAACGGCACCCCGACCCAGTTGCGCGACTTCCTCAAGGGCGGCTGGCAGGCTCCCCTCGCGCAGGACGAGCGCGTCCACGTCGCGCAGATCATGTCCGAGGGCGGCCCCGGAGTGATCGACGCCGGCCGGACCGCGCTGAACGGCACCCAGGACGACATCAGAAAGTTCCTCTCCGAGGGACAGTACGCCGCCCGCGAGCAGGACGAACGGGTCGAGGTCGCGCAGATCATGAGCGCGGGCGGGGCCGCCGTGCGAGCGGCCGGCCGGGTCGCTCTCAGCGGCACCGCAGAGGACGTCCGGGAGTTCCTGACCCTCGGTCAGTCCGTGGCCCGTGCACGCGACCAGGAACACGCCACCATCGAGCAGCTCGTGGTGGAGGCCGGGAAGGCCGGACGCCAGGCGGCGGCGGAGACAGCCGCCGCCAAGGAGACGTCCGCCCGCGCGGTCAAGGCGTCGGAGCTCGCCAAGGCCGCCGCCTTGAAGGCCGCTGAGGAGGCCGGACAGGCTCAGAAGGGTTCGGAGGCCGCCGCAGAGGCAGCCGGTCGCGCCGCCCGCGCGGCGACCCAGGCCGCCGCGGCCGCCCAGCAGGCCATCGACGCCGCCCGGGCGGCCAGCAGTTCCGCCCGAGTGGCCGCCAACGCCGCCTCCCGGGCCGCCGCAGCCGCCGCAGGTGCAGCCCGCGCCGCCGCCGACGCGCGCGGGGCCGCTGCCGCCGCCGCGACGGACGCGACCAAGGCATCCGCCGCGCGCCAGGCCGCCGAGAAGGCCCGGGCAGCCTCGAAGAGCGCCGCCGACGGCGCCGAGGCAGCCGATCAGGCCGGCATCGCCGCCACAGCCGCCGGCGAGGCCGCGCTGGCCGCCGTCGGCGCGGGCGGTCACGCGCTCGCCGCCGCCAACGCAGCCGGACAGGCCGGCAACTACGCCAACCAGAGCGACGCCCGCGCTGCCGAGGCAAAGGCCGCCGCCGCAGCCGCCGAACGCCACGCGAACGAAGCCACCCGTGCCGCCGCCGCGGCCGCGAACCTGGCCCGCCGCTCGGCGGAAGCCGCGGTCGAGGCCCGTGACGCCGCGAGGTCCGCCGCCGTTCATGCCGCCAATGCGGCCAAGGCCGCCGACGAGGCCGCCGACCACGCCGGTGAGGCAGCCACGGCTGCCGCGAAGTCCACGGCGCACGCAAACGCCGCCGTGGAGGCCTCCGACGCGGCGACCGCCGCCGTCGACAAGGCCAAAGCCACCTACGCGTTGGCCCGCGAGATCGAGGCAGCGGAACTCACCGCCCGGACCAACGCAACCATTGAGCTGGCACGCGACGCCAAGGAGGAGGAACAGCGGCGTGAGGCCGCTCAGGCAGCCGCCGCTCAGCAGGCGAAGGACCGGACGGAGGAGGCCGCGCGGATCGCCGCCGAGGCCTCCGCCCCCGGTGCCGACCCGTCAGTGGTCGCCGAGAAGGGCCGCAAGCTCGCCCTGATGACCATCGAAGGCGGCGGGCCCTTCAGCCGTGCCGCCGCTCAGGCAGCGCTCTCCGGCGCCGACGCCGATGTCGTCGCCTACGTCCGCACCCACTGGGAGGCGGCCGCGCGGCAGGACGAGCGGGGCACGGTCGAGCTGCTGTCCACCGACAGCCCGCTGAAGTCCGTCCGCGACGCCGCCGACGCCGCGCTGGCAGGCGACGCAGCCGTCATTTCCGCGTTCCTCGCCACCGGCCAGTACGAGGCCGGCGAGCAGGACTACCGCGTGGAGATCGCCCAGATCATGTCCCAGGGCGGACGCGGGCTCATGGACGCCGGCCGCGCGGCCCTCGATACCGGCACGCTCGACGCGTACCGGGCGTTCCTCGCCACGGGCCAGCACGAGGCCCGGCACCAGGATGAACGTCTCCTCGCCGGTCAGCTCGCCGGCACCGGAGGTCCCGAGGTCAAGGCGGCCGCCCGGATCGCTCTGGAGGGCCCGTCCGCGCAGCTGCACCAGTTCGTGGTGAGTGGACAGCACACCGCCCAGCGCAAGGACCTCCTCGCCGCCACCCACGTGGCCGGCGTCGACTACTTGATCGCCGAAGGGGCCTACACCGCGGCGACCGCCCGGAAGAACGCCGCCGAAGCCCAGAGGGTCGCCGCTGTGGCCCGCAAGGCGGCGGCGGACGCCGACAAGTACGCCAAGCAGGCCGGCGCGTCCGCGCTGGAGGCGCAAGGCCATGCGGACGACGCGGCGAAGAGCGCCGAGGAGGCCGAAGCGTCCGCGGCCCGGGCGGCGGAGTCCGCCCGGACCGCCAGGGCTGCGGCGGCGAGTGCCCGCCAGTCCGCGAGCTCCGCGGCGGTGTCGGCAGCCGACGCCTCCGTCTCCGCCGACCTCGCCCATGTCTCAGCCACGACGGCCTGGGCTTCCGCCCAACAGGCACGCGACTCGGCCACCGCCGCCGGCAAGGACGCCGAGGCGGCCCGCGAAGCAGGCCTGGACGCCTTGCGCACCGCCACCGCCAAGCTCAAGGCCGAGGCGGAGGCGGAGCGGCAGAGGCTGCGCAACGAGATGACGGAGACCCCCGGCCAGCGCAAACTGCGCTGCGGCCTCCTCGGCTGCCCGCCGGAGAACGACCCGTTCTACTGCGACAAGAAGCCGCCGAACGATCCGTTCTGCGTGTCCCTCGCCATGGCCAAGGTGGCACAGCCCTACATCGAGTACTTCTGGGAACTCGGCAAGGCCATCTCCGGCCTCAGCGAACTGGAGAACTGCCTCAACTACGATCTCTGGGCCTGCGCCGAGCTGACGCACGACATCACGATCAACAACAAGTTGCGCGTGCTGAAGGGCGCCTACGAGACGCTCCGCGCCCTGAAGTACCCGGGCTGCCTCAAGTGCTTCCCCGCCGGCACCGAGGTGCTGATGGGGGACCGCTCGACGAAGGCGATCGAGGACGTACGTCCGGGGGACACCGTCCTCGCGACGAACCCCGCCGTCGGGGGCACCTCGCCTCACCGTGTGTCCCGCCTCATCACCGACGAGGGGGGCAAGTACTTCCACGAGCTGACCGTCGCCACCGGAGCCGGCGACGCGAAGCTGACCGCCACCCACGAGCACCCGTTCTGGGTTCCGGCCGAGAAGCGCTGGATCGAGGCGCGCGCTCTCACCCCGGGCACACGCCTGCTCGACGCGGAAGGCGCGACCGTCGAGGTGAAGGCCAACCGGCCCTACGCCGAGCGCGCGCCGACCTACAACCTCACCGTCGAGGACCTGCACACGTACTACGTGCTGGCGGGGACCAGGCCGGTCCTGGTGCACAACTCCAACGGCTGCAAGACGATGGTCCTGGGTCTCGAGGACCACGCGAACGCGCTGACGGAGGCACTGGAAGGCGGATACAACTTCAACGGCCCGAATTACTCGGCAGTCACCGGAAACGTGAACGGCAAGCCGTTCACCCAGTGGATGGCGGAGGTCAAGTACGTCCTCATGAACAACGGGAAGACGGCCGTCTCCCTCAAGGACTTCGACGGGGACACCTACCAGGACAGGTTCATGCGCGCCTACCGGGCCGGTATCAGTGGCAACTGGCGTGCCACTGAATGGGAGATGGGACAGATCGGCATGTACGTCCAGCGGGGTAGTCTGGACTGGAAAAACATCACTTTCTACGATGACGCCGGCAAGGCGATCCCCCACGCCGATTTCCCCGAGCCGAAATGGTGAGCACCGATGGCTGATGCACCCACGGGTGTCCTCTTCCGCTCGGACCGGCAGTTCAAGGTGTGGCAGTACAGCGTGGGTCACCGCCGGCTCCTGCTGCGCAGCCCGCGAGCCAGGCCGCTGGCCACGCGGATCGAGGTGTACTTCGCCTGTGTGGGGTTGATGCTGCTGCGCCCCGCTTACCACGGCCTGACTGTGAGGCGCGCCACGGATGAGGAGAGCCGCACGGTGATCGGCGACCACGGGATCGAACTGGAGGAAGGCGCTTACGTCTTCGCCCTCGGAGAGAACCTGTCCTCCGGCTTCGTCGTCTCCGCGCCGCCGCAGTGGCACGAGGACGAGGGCGGTGTGGACGACCCTTCGTGGTTCGGCCACATGGTGGGGACCCGCTGAGACCCCTCACGGGCGGGTGCGGGCCGTGGCCCGCACCCGCCCGTGCGCGTGTCCGGACCGTTCCGCTCACGGCGGCGGGTCCAGCCGAACCGCAGCGGGCTCTCAGTCCTCCGGTGTTTCCGCCGGCGGCCACGCGTCGCCCCACGCGGTGTCCCGGGCGGCACGGTAGAGCGGGCCGTGCCGCTTGGTGACGGTGGCCCGCCGCAGGCCCTCGTCCTTCGTGCACAGCTCCAGCAGCACCTGTCCCTTGCGGATCTGCGGCCTGCGGGTGACCCGGGCGGCGGCCGGATCGGTGGCGAACCGGGTCGCCACGACATAGCTGAACTTCTCGTCCTCGTGGCTGAGCGAGCCGCCCTTGACCTGGCGGTGCAGCGACGAGCGGCTGACGCGCGCCGAGAAGTGGCACCAGTCGGTGCCGCGCTCGATGGGACAGGCGTCGTCGTGCGGGCAGGGCGCGGCGACGGTCAGGCCGGCGCCGATCAGCCGGTCGCGGGCCTCGATGATCCGGTCGTAGCCGTCCGGGGTGCCTGGTTCCACGATCACCACGGCCTGCGCGGCCGCCGCGGCGGCGTCCACGACCACGGCCCGGTTCTCGGCCGTGAGCTCCTTCAGTACGTACGAGACGGTCACCAGGTCCGTGGGCGCCGGAGCCGGTGACGTACCGATCCTCGCCCGCTCCCAGGTGGCGGCCCGCAGCCCGGGGATGCCGGAGGCCTCGGCCAGCTCACGGCCGAGTGCGAGGGCCGGCTCGGACCAGTCGAGGACCGTCGTCCGCGGCCCGTCCCAGGCCCCGGCGACCGCCCAGCTCGCGGCGCCCGTGCCGCCCCCGATGTCGGTGTGGGTGGCGGGCACCCAGCCCGGCGCGGCCTCGCGGAGCGCGTCGAGGCAGCTGCGTACGGCCTCGAACGTCGCGGGCATCCGGTAGGCGGCGTACGCGGCGACGTCC includes:
- a CDS encoding bifunctional DNA primase/polymerase, whose product is MGADSGRYRGTEGRISQWLRRRPKTQPEADHAARLALLLAVAEAGMPISPAAHPSGYQCSCERIGCPTPARHPLSFAWQTQSTTDRAQIERWAANQPLANFITATGTIHDVLDVPLTAGQAALERLTAAGIDVGPVARSGTDRMLFFTATRGTPEDEDEWWPCELDCHPETMDEHPGLRWHCRGSYVLVPPARLPGELDVHWIRGPENPLPDPLTLLETLTDACAQYADTADASDLDHDSVAWPLSR
- a CDS encoding small ribosomal subunit Rsm22 family protein; its protein translation is MNATLPTAEALRAALSALLDGLPPTQAAQAVDRLIATYRGTTPTDAPILRDRSDVAAYAAYRMPATFEAVRSCLDALREAAPGWVPATHTDIGGGTGAASWAVAGAWDGPRTTVLDWSEPALALGRELAEASGIPGLRAATWERARIGTSPAPAPTDLVTVSYVLKELTAENRAVVVDAAAAAAQAVVIVEPGTPDGYDRIIEARDRLIGAGLTVAAPCPHDDACPIERGTDWCHFSARVSRSSLHRQVKGGSLSHEDEKFSYVVATRFATDPAAARVTRRPQIRKGQVLLELCTKDEGLRRATVTKRHGPLYRAARDTAWGDAWPPAETPED
- a CDS encoding polymorphic toxin-type HINT domain-containing protein: MQRNGRIRRGARRAGTTLRALTAGLLPLICAAGLLAAAPASATEAVDPAADAVLLDATHRVMAVELWGSGGPGVREAAEAVLAEDDDAVLAFLDRAGDLTYHDQRVAAAQIASIGGSETLEAARGALNGTPTQLRDFLKGGWQAPLAQDERVHVAQIMSEGGPGVIDAGRTALNGTQDDIRKFLSEGQYAAREQDERVEVAQIMSAGGAAVRAAGRVALSGTAEDVREFLTLGQSVARARDQEHATIEQLVVEAGKAGRQAAAETAAAKETSARAVKASELAKAAALKAAEEAGQAQKGSEAAAEAAGRAARAATQAAAAAQQAIDAARAASSSARVAANAASRAAAAAAGAARAAADARGAAAAAATDATKASAARQAAEKARAASKSAADGAEAADQAGIAATAAGEAALAAVGAGGHALAAANAAGQAGNYANQSDARAAEAKAAAAAAERHANEATRAAAAAANLARRSAEAAVEARDAARSAAVHAANAAKAADEAADHAGEAATAAAKSTAHANAAVEASDAATAAVDKAKATYALAREIEAAELTARTNATIELARDAKEEEQRREAAQAAAAQQAKDRTEEAARIAAEASAPGADPSVVAEKGRKLALMTIEGGGPFSRAAAQAALSGADADVVAYVRTHWEAAARQDERGTVELLSTDSPLKSVRDAADAALAGDAAVISAFLATGQYEAGEQDYRVEIAQIMSQGGRGLMDAGRAALDTGTLDAYRAFLATGQHEARHQDERLLAGQLAGTGGPEVKAAARIALEGPSAQLHQFVVSGQHTAQRKDLLAATHVAGVDYLIAEGAYTAATARKNAAEAQRVAAVARKAAADADKYAKQAGASALEAQGHADDAAKSAEEAEASAARAAESARTARAAAASARQSASSAAVSAADASVSADLAHVSATTAWASAQQARDSATAAGKDAEAAREAGLDALRTATAKLKAEAEAERQRLRNEMTETPGQRKLRCGLLGCPPENDPFYCDKKPPNDPFCVSLAMAKVAQPYIEYFWELGKAISGLSELENCLNYDLWACAELTHDITINNKLRVLKGAYETLRALKYPGCLKCFPAGTEVLMGDRSTKAIEDVRPGDTVLATNPAVGGTSPHRVSRLITDEGGKYFHELTVATGAGDAKLTATHEHPFWVPAEKRWIEARALTPGTRLLDAEGATVEVKANRPYAERAPTYNLTVEDLHTYYVLAGTRPVLVHNSNGCKTMVLGLEDHANALTEALEGGYNFNGPNYSAVTGNVNGKPFTQWMAEVKYVLMNNGKTAVSLKDFDGDTYQDRFMRAYRAGISGNWRATEWEMGQIGMYVQRGSLDWKNITFYDDAGKAIPHADFPEPKW
- a CDS encoding heme ABC transporter ATP-binding protein codes for the protein MNPFKALLAPRGRELPSPVPPGSAAAEVAGAGVRLGGRPVLDSVDLTVRAGEVLALVGPNGAGKSTLLAALAADLPVDSGEVRVDGRPVALWSAPELALRRAVLPQSAALAFPFPVEDVVRMGRAPWAGTAREDEDDAAVDEAMAATEVTEFAARPFSALSGGERARVALARVLAQRTPLLLLDEPTAALDLRHQELVLRICRERAAAGDAVVVVLHDLGLAAAYADRAVVLDHGRVAAAGPPTEVFTRTLLGEVYRQPVEVFPHPRTGVPLVVPHRASRSGAGTDRPS
- a CDS encoding TetR/AcrR family transcriptional regulator, with product MSPHRTPDSSRRSDRSRRAIHDAALALVGEVGYAKTTIEGIAARAGVGKQTIYRWWPSKAAVLMDAFLDMGARQAAEADAAGGGEHGIPDTGDLAADLKLVLRATVDELNDPVAEAPTRALAAEGIIDPVLGAQFVESLLEPQLQLYVTRLRAAQAAGEVRADVDPRIALELLIAPLTHRWLLRTLPLTHAYADAVVDHALRGLLVQP
- a CDS encoding SGNH/GDSL hydrolase family protein, giving the protein MDLARVRRIAVPLAAGSLAVGILAGPGEAAPVPWTAAWGASPQSPSTGFTPNWSQEGFSGQSVRQVVRVTEGGKLARIRLSNTYGTSPLHITGATIARTARGAAVEKGSVRRLTFDGRQSARIRAHGELRSDAVGMDLEKLESVTVTLFLAGTTGPATFHAQGWTDTYRAEGDHRTDTAGTAYTSRTRSWYYLSGVEVGGAEQGPYGPGAGKPGDGIVVFGDSVTDGFGSTPNTDRRYSDVLAELTGRPVVNQGIGGNLLLNDSAWYGERATARFGRDVLDQPGASTVVVLVGLNDIGFSEAAKGPNPPVTYRPAPVVTSAEIVAGYRELIAAAHDKGLEAVGATLLPLKGSDHWGPHAARVSNEVNDWIRRSGEFDAYADFDKALASPSDPDRLDPAYDHGDALHPNDAGYRVMAEEVAKVLGR
- the ddaH gene encoding dimethylargininase, with amino-acid sequence MTRDATPRRYLMCAPAHFQVTYSINPWMDPSKPVDLPLATTQWEDLRDRYRSLGHTVELLTPRPDLPDMVFAANGATVIDGRVLGALFAYRERYAEAEAHREWFRANGFTEIHEPAHVNEGEGDFAVTASYVLAGRGFRSSPLSHDEAQEFFGRPVIGLDLVDPRYYHLDTALCVLDDAADEIMYYPGAFSPGSRSVLSRLFPDALLAQEADAASLGLNAVSDGRHVVLPQAAVGLFDPLRDRGFDPVPMDLGELLKGGGSVKCCTQELRAGARPGPAPGGGEARRLPRRRLPTAASRSTEPID